TACTAATGAAAAGAGCTGAGAAAAGACAGTTAAAAAAATCCGAGGGTAATCCTCTAGTTGAACTTTTGAAAGTGCAGAAACATTTTTATAGTAATCTTTGGAATGATTTTGCTGCGGTTCATGACCCGAGACATTCTAGTTATATCGATTATACATGTGATGTCATGCTGGCAATGCCTCTGATGAAAAATATTTGCGATATACGAAGCATGCAAGAAATGACCGAAACATTTAACACGGAAGATTGTATTGCGAATGCAGCGCTTATTACGGAGAAAAAGGAGCTATCAGAGCTACCGCATTATGTTACAGTAAATGATTTTTTAAGCCGTCTTAATCCGGATGAGCTCTCTAACATACGATCGAAAATGATAAAGGCTCTCATACGAAAAAGAAGCTTTGAAAAAGCACGATTCCTGGGACAACACTGGCTTGTCATCGTAGATGCGACTCAACTCTATACTTTTAATAATAAGAATGATGACCAATGTCTTACGAGAACATTTACGAATAAAGAGACTGGCGAAAAAACAACCCAATACTATCATAGCGTTTTGGAAGCGAAGATAGTGCTTGGCGATGATCTCGTTGTCAGTATTGCTAGTGAGTTTATTGAGAATGACGGGGAAGATACCAAAAAACAGAAGAAAATGAGTGTTGAAGAGATTAAGCAGGACTGTGAGACAAAGGCATTTGAGCGACTTGCTACAAAGCTCAAGAAAGCGTTTCCACGCCTGCCAATCTGTATCATGGGTGACAGTCTGTATGCCAGTGAAAAGGTGTTTCAAATCTGTGATGATAATCAGTGGAAATATCTTATTCGATTTAAAGATGGGAGTATTCCATCGGTAGCCACGGAATTCCATATATTAAAAGAACGCGAGGTTCAAAATCAGAGAGATGGTGCGCGATGGGTTAACGGAATCGGTTACAACAAGCGCATGGTAAATGTAATGGAGTTCATATTTCAAAAAGCAAAGAAACAATTGCGATTTCAATGGATTACAAACATTGAGATAACGAAGAAAAAGGTATTGGAGTTTACAGCAACAGGAAGAAAACGCTGGATGATAGAAAATGAAGGATTTAATATCCAGAAGAATTACAGGTATGAAATAACCCACGCCAATAGTAAGAATTATAATGCGATGAAAAATCACTACCTGATAACTCAGATAGCAGATATTATCCTGCAACTATATGAAAAAGCAATACCAATCATCAAGGAACTAAAGAAAAGCATAAAAAATATATCTTCTGATTTGTTAGCAAGCTTTGGACGGCAACTAACAAGAGAAGATATATCCTATACAGAGAAACGCACTTCGTTAAGCATTTCTTGATAGGAACAGTATACCAAAGGAAGTGATAACTGAAAAGAGTAAATTTCAAAAAGAATAGAAATCCACAAAAAAAATGAGCATAGAGAAGTGCGAGTATACGATGTGGATAACTTACCTGAGAAATGACAAAACAGAGGATAGATTTCCACAATTGATGTTTTGGGCGATAACAGGAGAACTTAACGATGTTTACCTTTCAGTTC
The nucleotide sequence above comes from Variimorphobacter saccharofermentans. Encoded proteins:
- a CDS encoding transposase family protein; its protein translation is MKRAEKRQLKKSEGNPLVELLKVQKHFYSNLWNDFAAVHDPRHSSYIDYTCDVMLAMPLMKNICDIRSMQEMTETFNTEDCIANAALITEKKELSELPHYVTVNDFLSRLNPDELSNIRSKMIKALIRKRSFEKARFLGQHWLVIVDATQLYTFNNKNDDQCLTRTFTNKETGEKTTQYYHSVLEAKIVLGDDLVVSIASEFIENDGEDTKKQKKMSVEEIKQDCETKAFERLATKLKKAFPRLPICIMGDSLYASEKVFQICDDNQWKYLIRFKDGSIPSVATEFHILKEREVQNQRDGARWVNGIGYNKRMVNVMEFIFQKAKKQLRFQWITNIEITKKKVLEFTATGRKRWMIENEGFNIQKNYRYEITHANSKNYNAMKNHYLITQIADIILQLYEKAIPIIKELKKSIKNISSDLLASFGRQLTREDISYTEKRTSLSIS